CATCCGCTTTTCTATTTTCGGCAAATTTTCGGGAGACAACCCGCCTTCGCCAGAGGCTTTGGCGGGCAAGTCAAAATCATAATAAAAGCCGTTTTCAATGGCCGGCCCGATGCCGAATTTTACGCCAGGAAAAATTTCGCCGACCGCTGCGGCCATAATATGGGATAAAGAATGGCGGATTTTATTTAATTGGATATCAGGCATGATTTTCACCCCGTTAGAAGTCTGGTTCATGTTTAATAATGATTATTATTTTAATTAAAAATTCATATTTGATTAACCTATCTGTTATGACAGAAAAATTTCTATAGAAATTTTTCTGTTCAAGACTTCTAATGGGGTTCATAATTCTCTTGCTTCGTTGCAGATAACTTTAGTTTCTCCGTTTCTTAGGGAAAGCTGGCCGTTTATCATCAAGATATTATTTTCTTTCCAAAGATTGGGATTTTTGGAAAAAGTTTCGGAGAAAACAATGACTTCCAAATTATCGCTTAAATCTTCAATTTTGACAAACAGCATCGGTTGGCCCCTCTTGGTTATAATTCTCTGGATACTGGAAACCACACCGGCCACTTTAAGCCGGGCCCGGTCTTTGAGCCCGCCATTCATTGTCTCTTTTATCGGCTGGACGCGATTTTCTTTGAGTTGATTGGTATATCTTTTAAGGGGATGGTCGGAAATATAAAGTCCCAAAAGTTCTTTTTCCCAGGATAATTTCGTTTTGGCATCGGCGGCTTCAACCTGATTCAGTTTAAGTGAAGTTAATTTTGGCTGGTAATTGAAAAGGCTGTTCTGGTTGCTTAATTTATTTTTTTTACTCAAAGAATTAAATTTCAATAATTCTTCGCTGTTTGATAGGGCGGCCTGTCTTTCAATGCCCATTGAATCAAGGCAGCCGCTTTTTATCAAACTTTCCAGGGATTTTTTATTAAGGTCGCGGTGGTTAACCCGGTTGAGAAAATCCGGCAAACTTTCAAACGGTCCGCCCCGGCCGCGTTCTTCAATCATTATAGAAACGATATTGGCGCCGATGTTTTTAACGGCTAAAAGTCCGAAACGGATATTGTTGGAATTTTCCGGAGCGAAATCGGTATAACTTTTATTGATGTCAGGCGGTAGGACGATAATATTTGCTTTTCGGGCCTCATTAACCAGAAAGGCGATGCGTTCAATGTCATCGGTGTTGGCGTTTAATAAGCTGCTAAAAAATTCCACCGGATAATGAGCTTTGAGATAAGCGGTTTGATAACCGATAAGGGCGTAGCAGGTGGCATGGCTTTTATTAAATCCGTATTGGGCAAATGGTTCAAACCATTGCCAGATTTTTCGGGCGGTTTTTTCTTCAATGCCGTTTTTGATCATGCCTTCAATCATTTTTTCGGCCTGGGCCTGAAGCAGGGATTTTATTTTTTTACCTACCGCCTTTCTCAAAATATCGGCTTCGGTCAGAGAAAAACCAGCGAGGTCGCGGGCGATGGTCATTAGTTGTTCCTGATAAATGGCAACACCATAAGTTTTGGCCAAAATTGGCTCCAACCGCGGATGAAGATAAGTGATTTCTTCCTGGCCGTGTTTCCGGCGGATATATTGGGGGATCAATTCCATCGGCCCCGGCCGGTATAAAGAAACCATGGCGATAATATCCTCAATTTCACTCGGTTTTAATTGTTTTAAGTAGCCGCGCATACCAGAACCTTCCAGCTGAAAAATTCCGGTGGTTTCGGCGGCGCGCAGAAGTTCAAAAGTTTTTTTATCATCAAGAGGAATTTTATTGATGTCAATTTCTTTTTGATAAATGTCTTTTATTAATTTCAAAGTGTTTTCAATAATGGTCAGGTTGCGGAGGCCCAGAAAGTCCATTTTCAGAAGTCCTAAATCTTCAATGCTGTGCATTTCAAACTGGGTAATGATGATATCTTTGTTTTGCGGCGCATATTGAAGCGGCAAATAATTAGTAAGAGCTTCTTTTGAAATCACCAGGCCGCAGGCATGGACCGAGGCGTGACGGGCAACACCTTCCATTTTTTTCGCTGAGTCAATTAATTTTTTGGCGTTGGCATCGTGCTCATAAAGGTCGCGCAGTTCGGTTACTTCTTCAAGCGCTTTCTCTAAGTTAAATTGAAAAGGAATCATTTTGGCGGTTTGGTCGCAAAAGCCGTAGGCGAAACCTAAAGCCCGGCCGGAATCGCGAATCGCCGCCCGAGCCGCCATTGTTCCGAAAGTGATAATTTGCGCCACCCGGTCGGTGCCGTATTTTTCCCGGACATAAGCCACCACTTCATCGCGCCGGACATCGGTAAAATCAATGTCAATATCGGGCATCTGAATACGGTCGGCGTTCAAAAATCTTTCAAAAAGCAGGTCGTATTTTAAGGGATTAATATTGGTTATGTCTAAAACATAAGAAACCAGACTGCCGGCGGCCGAGCCCCGGCCGGGCCCGACAACGATGCCCCGCTGTTTTGCCCAGGCAATAATATCCCGAACAATCAGGAAATAATCGGCAAAGCCGGTTTTTTCAATCACAGAAAGCTCGTAATCAAGCCGTTTTTTTATTTCCTCGGTGATTTCGGAAAAACGACTGGCTAATTTTTCATTAACAAGATTGCGGAGATAAGAATTAGAGGTTTGGCCTTCGGGAACGGGGAAGTCCGGCATGAGAATTTTTCCCAATTCAATTTCCAAATTACAGCGGTCTGCAATTTTAATAGTGTTAGTAATCGCTTCCGGAGTTTCTTTGAAAAATTCGGCCATTTGTTCCGGAGAGCGCATAGAGAAATCGTCAGTGAAAGTGAGCCGGCCGGGATCATCTACCGTATTGCCTGTTTGGATTGCCAGAAGAATTTCATGATAAGGCGCGTCTTCTGATTTAAGATAATGAATGTCCTGAGTGGCTACTAAAGGCGCTCCGGTTTCTTTTGAGAGTTCAATGATAGCTTGATTAATTTTTTCGGAATCTTTTATTCCGGGGTGATGGCCGATTTCCAAAAAGAAATTTTCCGGGCCGAAAATGTTTTGATATTCAAGAATTTTTTCTTTGGCCACCGAAATTTTTTCCGCCGCAATCAGCCGCGAAATTTCTCCGGACAGGCAAGCTGAGGTCGCAATAATTCCCTCATGGTGTTGCGCTAAAAGTTCCTTATCAATTCTTGGCTTAT
The bacterium genome window above contains:
- a CDS encoding DNA polymerase III subunit alpha; this encodes MKFVHLHTHSHYSLLDGLAKIDDLINRAKELGMEALAITDHGNLYGAIEFYQKAKKAGIKPIIGVEAYLASQSRFDKRSRIDDRPYHLILLAQNKTGWLNLLQLVTKSNLEGFYYKPRIDKELLAQHHEGIIATSACLSGEISRLIAAEKISVAKEKILEYQNIFGPENFFLEIGHHPGIKDSEKINQAIIELSKETGAPLVATQDIHYLKSEDAPYHEILLAIQTGNTVDDPGRLTFTDDFSMRSPEQMAEFFKETPEAITNTIKIADRCNLEIELGKILMPDFPVPEGQTSNSYLRNLVNEKLASRFSEITEEIKKRLDYELSVIEKTGFADYFLIVRDIIAWAKQRGIVVGPGRGSAAGSLVSYVLDITNINPLKYDLLFERFLNADRIQMPDIDIDFTDVRRDEVVAYVREKYGTDRVAQIITFGTMAARAAIRDSGRALGFAYGFCDQTAKMIPFQFNLEKALEEVTELRDLYEHDANAKKLIDSAKKMEGVARHASVHACGLVISKEALTNYLPLQYAPQNKDIIITQFEMHSIEDLGLLKMDFLGLRNLTIIENTLKLIKDIYQKEIDINKIPLDDKKTFELLRAAETTGIFQLEGSGMRGYLKQLKPSEIEDIIAMVSLYRPGPMELIPQYIRRKHGQEEITYLHPRLEPILAKTYGVAIYQEQLMTIARDLAGFSLTEADILRKAVGKKIKSLLQAQAEKMIEGMIKNGIEEKTARKIWQWFEPFAQYGFNKSHATCYALIGYQTAYLKAHYPVEFFSSLLNANTDDIERIAFLVNEARKANIIVLPPDINKSYTDFAPENSNNIRFGLLAVKNIGANIVSIMIEERGRGGPFESLPDFLNRVNHRDLNKKSLESLIKSGCLDSMGIERQAALSNSEELLKFNSLSKKNKLSNQNSLFNYQPKLTSLKLNQVEAADAKTKLSWEKELLGLYISDHPLKRYTNQLKENRVQPIKETMNGGLKDRARLKVAGVVSSIQRIITKRGQPMLFVKIEDLSDNLEVIVFSETFSKNPNLWKENNILMINGQLSLRNGETKVICNEAREL